One window of Bacillus sp. THAF10 genomic DNA carries:
- the nuoK gene encoding NADH-quinone oxidoreductase subunit NuoK codes for MSSVPLSAYLVLALILFCIGLYGALTKRNTVIVLICIELMLNAVNINLVAFSKYGINPGITGQVFSLFTITVAAAEAAVGLAILIALYRNRKTVNIDEMNVLKN; via the coding sequence ATGAGTAGTGTTCCATTATCCGCTTACCTTGTTCTAGCACTGATTCTTTTTTGTATTGGCCTATACGGAGCACTTACGAAACGAAACACAGTCATCGTGCTTATCTGTATCGAACTGATGCTGAATGCCGTGAACATAAACCTTGTGGCATTCAGTAAATACGGCATTAACCCAGGCATTACCGGACAAGTATTTTCCTTGTTCACCATTACCGTTGCCGCAGCAGAAGCCGCAGTCGGACTCGCAATCCTGATTGCGCTATACAGAAACCGCAAAACGGTAAATATTGATGAAATGAATGTTTTGAAAAATTAA
- a CDS encoding YwmB family TATA-box binding protein, with amino-acid sequence MMSKIKWTDRTNRLLGIGFILIICFTGVILGNEKSRAQDTNEFSTEILDIVEVFQKEKISVQEWKLYGRINVYKIRDLDAFQKEVNHLKQKMGHLNWTVMEEDNQWKAVGTFYNDLLKQEETLQLITTHTKSSPSSYLLYEVTGYDWEDASATGMIKDFYLNLTKISQEDFEIFSCVIGEVNDKIEDGLQNTTNILLDSFSAEKVEEIREDTFVSVSAYTELWNNVLPAQHGKMNLQIGLRTQGMGDKTTVIVGTPIITVEY; translated from the coding sequence ATGATGAGCAAGATTAAATGGACGGATAGAACTAATAGATTGCTAGGAATTGGATTTATTTTAATTATATGTTTTACGGGGGTAATTCTTGGGAATGAAAAAAGCAGAGCTCAAGATACAAACGAATTCAGTACTGAGATACTTGATATTGTTGAGGTTTTTCAAAAAGAAAAAATAAGTGTGCAAGAGTGGAAACTTTATGGGCGAATAAACGTCTATAAAATTAGGGATTTAGACGCTTTTCAAAAAGAGGTAAATCATTTAAAACAGAAGATGGGCCATCTGAATTGGACCGTGATGGAGGAAGACAACCAATGGAAGGCAGTCGGAACGTTTTATAATGATCTGCTTAAACAAGAGGAAACTCTTCAGCTTATCACCACCCACACAAAGTCGTCCCCAAGCTCGTACTTATTATATGAGGTCACTGGGTATGACTGGGAAGATGCCTCAGCAACAGGAATGATCAAGGATTTTTATTTGAATCTTACCAAAATTTCTCAAGAGGACTTTGAAATATTTAGTTGTGTGATTGGAGAAGTCAATGATAAAATTGAAGATGGTTTGCAAAATACGACAAATATTTTACTAGACTCTTTTTCGGCAGAGAAAGTGGAAGAGATCAGAGAAGATACCTTTGTTTCCGTTTCAGCATATACTGAATTGTGGAATAATGTTCTTCCGGCACAGCATGGAAAAATGAACTTGCAAATTGGATTAAGAACACAAGGAATGGGCGATAAGACTACCGTGATTGTAGGCACGCCAATTAT
- the nuoL gene encoding NADH-quinone oxidoreductase subunit L has translation MMENAWIIPLFPLISFILLLLFGKRLRESSAHVGIILVAASLIFSILALWERFSAPTFKATFDWLQIGDVVLTAGYEVNQLNALMLVVVSLVSLLVHIYTKGYMHGDDRFHVFYAYLGLFTFAMLALVMSPNLLQLYIFWELVGVGSFLLIGFYFYKHEAKAAAKKAFIMTRIGDVGLFIGIILLFWQVGSFEYDVIFDAVNAGSISAGMLTLIAILIFIGAMGKSGQFPLHSWLPDAMEGPTPVSALIHAATMVAAGVYLVATLFPLYNASETALMTVAIVGAFTAIFAASIGLVQKDIKRVLAYSTVSQLGFMMLALGSAGYVAGVFHLTTHAFFKALLFLAAGSVIHAVHTQNIDEMGGVWKKMRTTGILFLIGTLAITGVPLFSGFFSKEEILIAAWVNGNPFLFFVALIAAFFTAFYMFRLFFLVFTGDARGDQKKVHESPAVMTMPMIVLGVLAVVAGYMNTPWFGHFLGDWLTEGTTLYGESHISGPKWIMAAAILATVAGIGFAYLIYFRRSISRDTFSEGAPHLYGILRNKYFVDEFYGMTVVYGTRVISLFLKYIDEFLVQGTMKGIAVLSQQLGKLGAKVQNGQTQTYGAVAFVGLAILIIIFIFTGGYIG, from the coding sequence ATGATGGAGAATGCTTGGATCATCCCGCTTTTTCCGCTGATCTCCTTTATCCTATTATTGCTTTTTGGTAAAAGATTAAGAGAGTCGAGTGCACATGTAGGTATCATTCTGGTCGCAGCATCACTCATCTTTTCCATCCTGGCACTATGGGAGCGGTTTTCAGCACCAACTTTTAAAGCCACATTTGACTGGCTCCAAATAGGGGACGTCGTGTTGACGGCGGGATATGAAGTCAATCAATTAAATGCCTTGATGCTTGTCGTAGTATCACTTGTCAGCTTATTAGTACATATTTACACCAAAGGATATATGCACGGCGATGACCGTTTTCATGTATTCTATGCTTATTTAGGCCTATTCACCTTTGCTATGCTGGCCTTAGTGATGTCACCGAATCTTCTGCAGCTCTATATATTCTGGGAGCTTGTCGGAGTCGGGTCGTTCTTGCTCATCGGGTTCTATTTTTACAAACATGAAGCAAAAGCCGCTGCCAAAAAAGCGTTTATCATGACGCGGATTGGGGATGTTGGCTTATTCATCGGGATCATCCTGCTATTCTGGCAGGTTGGTAGCTTTGAATATGACGTCATTTTTGACGCGGTCAACGCTGGCAGTATTTCTGCCGGCATGCTCACCCTCATTGCCATCCTTATTTTTATTGGAGCAATGGGGAAATCCGGTCAATTTCCGCTTCACTCGTGGCTACCGGACGCGATGGAAGGTCCAACGCCTGTTTCCGCACTTATTCACGCCGCAACGATGGTTGCAGCCGGAGTTTACCTAGTCGCAACGTTGTTTCCACTCTACAACGCCAGTGAAACAGCCTTAATGACCGTGGCGATTGTTGGAGCATTCACAGCAATTTTCGCAGCTTCGATTGGCCTTGTTCAAAAGGATATTAAGCGCGTATTAGCCTATTCCACCGTGAGTCAGCTCGGATTCATGATGCTGGCACTTGGCTCTGCAGGCTACGTGGCAGGAGTATTCCACCTGACCACCCACGCATTCTTTAAAGCCCTGCTGTTTCTTGCAGCCGGAAGTGTCATCCATGCCGTTCATACGCAGAATATTGACGAGATGGGCGGGGTTTGGAAAAAAATGCGCACAACGGGCATTCTGTTTCTAATTGGAACACTTGCCATCACAGGTGTGCCGTTGTTTTCTGGCTTTTTCAGTAAGGAAGAAATTCTGATTGCCGCCTGGGTAAACGGAAATCCATTCTTATTTTTCGTCGCACTGATTGCAGCATTCTTCACGGCCTTCTATATGTTCCGCCTGTTCTTCCTTGTTTTCACGGGAGATGCGCGAGGGGATCAGAAAAAGGTGCATGAATCCCCTGCAGTGATGACGATGCCAATGATCGTCCTTGGAGTGCTGGCGGTGGTTGCTGGTTACATGAACACGCCGTGGTTTGGTCATTTTCTTGGCGACTGGCTGACAGAAGGAACGACCCTTTACGGGGAATCTCATATCTCTGGGCCAAAATGGATTATGGCAGCCGCCATACTAGCAACAGTTGCTGGAATTGGCTTTGCCTACCTGATTTACTTCCGTCGTTCCATTTCACGTGACACCTTCAGTGAAGGCGCACCACACTTGTATGGAATTCTGCGCAACAAGTATTTTGTAGATGAATTTTATGGCATGACCGTTGTGTACGGAACGCGCGTCATCAGCCTGTTTCTAAAATACATCGACGAATTCTTGGTACAAGGAACGATGAAGGGTATTGCCGTTCTTTCTCAACAGCTTGGCAAACTTGGTGCGAAAGTGCAGAACGGCCAAACACAAACCTATGGCGCTGTGGCCTTTGTGGGGCTTGCCATTCTTATTATTATTTTCATCTTCACAGGGGGGTACATCGGATGA
- a CDS encoding NADH-quinone oxidoreductase subunit J — MTISGEFIAFLGLAIAAIAGGVLMLNLTKVVHMVVSLVFTFISLAGIYVMLSAEFVAAVQILIYSGAITIIMLFGIMLTRHNDHSETSGLGRKLLVGAGVIGFAAVMYMGLYNLDFGTEPAADLHVDNTEQIGVAIYAKYVIPFELTSVVLLVALVGAIILAKRDDEDAVKEEATKE; from the coding sequence ATGACGATTTCTGGTGAATTTATTGCGTTTTTAGGCTTAGCAATCGCAGCGATCGCCGGTGGAGTCCTCATGCTTAATCTGACAAAGGTGGTACACATGGTCGTGTCACTTGTGTTCACCTTCATCAGCTTAGCGGGCATTTATGTGATGCTTTCTGCTGAATTCGTAGCGGCTGTTCAAATTCTTATCTATTCTGGTGCGATTACCATCATTATGCTGTTTGGAATCATGCTCACCCGTCACAACGATCACTCCGAAACATCCGGTCTTGGCAGGAAGCTGCTTGTTGGGGCAGGGGTTATCGGGTTTGCCGCTGTCATGTACATGGGGCTTTATAACCTCGACTTCGGGACAGAGCCAGCAGCAGATCTACACGTCGACAACACCGAGCAAATAGGGGTCGCTATTTACGCAAAATATGTGATTCCGTTTGAGTTAACGTCTGTCGTTTTGCTTGTGGCACTTGTGGGAGCCATTATCCTAGCAAAACGTGATGACGAGGACGCTGTAAAAGAGGAGGCGACGAAGGAATGA
- a CDS encoding NADH-quinone oxidoreductase subunit C: MSDEKSLEEQKKEAAAKAKAAALAKLEAKKKLEAKAEADNKEQNATDDDAKELAKKKAAAAAKAKAAALAKQKAKEQGAVEQEATDTDDANELAKKKAAAAAKAKAAALAKQKAKEQGVAESEATDTDDAKELAKKKAAAAAKAKAAALAKQKREAGEAVDETAGDDAKAKAVAAAKAKAAAAAKAKAAALAKQQREGTAEDAPAGDEADEKAKAIAAAKAKAKAAAAAKAKAAAAAKSAGGTDAAEDTPAKPSPNQPYLDKYVKVINDNLGEGVLEDAYINALSKDVPTLVAKPDTYFKIASFLRYNEQLTFEFLSEMHGTDFETHMEIYNHLYSYKNKQTVALKVKIDRENPVIPSIQPVWEGANWPERETYDLLGIQFTGHPNLTRIMMPDDWVGYPLRKDYEPYDVEV, from the coding sequence GTGAGCGATGAGAAAAGCCTGGAAGAACAAAAGAAGGAAGCAGCCGCCAAAGCAAAAGCGGCAGCCCTTGCAAAACTAGAAGCAAAAAAGAAGCTAGAGGCCAAAGCCGAGGCTGACAATAAAGAGCAAAACGCAACAGATGATGACGCAAAAGAGCTAGCAAAAAAGAAAGCCGCCGCAGCAGCGAAAGCAAAGGCCGCCGCACTCGCCAAGCAAAAAGCGAAAGAGCAAGGGGCAGTAGAGCAGGAAGCGACAGACACTGATGACGCAAACGAGCTAGCAAAAAAGAAAGCCGCCGCAGCAGCGAAAGCAAAGGCCGCTGCACTCGCCAAGCAAAAAGCGAAAGAGCAAGGTGTAGCAGAGTCAGAAGCGACAGACACTGATGACGCGAAAGAGCTAGCAAAAAAGAAAGCTGCCGCCGCCGCAAAAGCAAAGGCCGCCGCGCTTGCTAAGCAAAAACGTGAAGCAGGAGAAGCCGTGGACGAAACAGCTGGAGACGATGCCAAAGCAAAAGCCGTCGCAGCTGCAAAAGCGAAAGCTGCAGCTGCCGCCAAAGCAAAAGCTGCCGCACTCGCCAAACAGCAGCGAGAAGGCACAGCAGAGGATGCCCCAGCAGGAGACGAAGCGGACGAGAAAGCCAAAGCAATCGCAGCAGCCAAAGCAAAGGCAAAAGCCGCTGCCGCCGCGAAAGCGAAAGCTGCAGCAGCTGCAAAAAGCGCTGGTGGAACCGACGCAGCAGAAGACACGCCTGCTAAACCGTCACCAAATCAACCGTACCTCGATAAGTACGTGAAGGTCATCAACGACAACTTAGGTGAAGGGGTCTTGGAGGATGCCTACATCAACGCATTATCCAAAGATGTCCCAACCCTTGTCGCGAAGCCCGATACTTATTTTAAAATAGCATCCTTCCTACGCTACAATGAACAGCTAACGTTTGAATTTTTATCCGAAATGCACGGAACGGATTTTGAAACACATATGGAGATTTACAATCATCTGTATTCCTATAAAAACAAGCAAACTGTTGCTTTAAAGGTGAAAATAGACCGGGAGAATCCTGTTATTCCTTCTATCCAGCCAGTATGGGAAGGCGCAAACTGGCCGGAGCGGGAAACCTATGACTTGCTTGGAATCCAGTTTACAGGTCACCCAAATTTAACGCGAATCATGATGCCGGATGATTGGGTAGGATATCCGTTGCGTAAAGATTATGAGCCGTACGATGTGGAGGTGTAG
- the nuoI gene encoding NADH-quinone oxidoreductase subunit NuoI — translation MRGLAKGLKYTLQNLTKKKVTYDYPNEPLPLPDRFRGIQKFYPEKCIVCNQCANICPTDCIQLTGKKHPDPTKKGKIIDTYDINFEICILCDLCTEVCPTEAIIMSNNFELAEYSRDRLFKDLQWLDENDTNLRKENKA, via the coding sequence ATGCGCGGTCTTGCAAAAGGTTTGAAATATACCCTACAAAACTTAACCAAGAAAAAAGTAACCTATGACTACCCGAACGAACCGCTGCCACTACCGGACAGGTTCCGTGGCATCCAAAAATTCTACCCGGAAAAATGCATCGTCTGTAACCAATGTGCCAACATCTGTCCAACAGACTGTATTCAGCTTACCGGGAAGAAGCATCCGGATCCCACCAAAAAAGGGAAAATCATTGATACGTACGACATCAACTTTGAAATCTGTATTTTGTGTGACCTCTGTACGGAGGTTTGCCCAACAGAAGCCATCATCATGAGCAATAATTTTGAGCTTGCCGAATACAGCCGTGATCGACTTTTTAAAGACCTGCAGTGGTTGGATGAAAACGATACGAACCTCAGAAAGGAGAATAAAGCATGA
- the nuoH gene encoding NADH-quinone oxidoreductase subunit NuoH, with product MMESLLQSSPSWTNFFIFFGLATALLLAVLGFVTYGILAERKVMGFMQGRIGPNQVGGSWGLLQTVADVLKLLIKEDTIPKLADRPLYIIAPVIAFTPAFMVLATIPFTDKFQFADIGVGLLYYIAISGITTVGVVAAGWASNNKYSLLGGMRAAAQMISYEVPLVMSVIGVVLLAGSLNLNEIVAAQAETFWFIILQPVGFIIFLIASVAELNRTPFDLPEAESELVAGYHVEYSGFRWAFFMLAEYVYLFAMASLTTVLFLGGWLPPFEFLGFIPGAVWFALKFSVVVFVLIWIRVTFPRLRADQLMEFGWKVLLPIALANIFFSAIMKELFFK from the coding sequence ATGATGGAGAGCTTATTGCAATCCTCACCATCCTGGACGAACTTTTTTATATTCTTCGGTCTGGCAACGGCGCTCTTACTCGCTGTCCTTGGCTTCGTAACCTATGGCATCCTGGCCGAGCGTAAAGTTATGGGCTTTATGCAGGGGCGGATAGGGCCAAACCAAGTCGGGGGTTCCTGGGGCTTACTCCAAACCGTAGCCGACGTTCTAAAACTATTAATTAAAGAGGACACGATTCCAAAGCTAGCGGATCGTCCCCTTTATATCATCGCACCAGTCATTGCCTTTACACCAGCATTTATGGTGCTTGCAACTATCCCGTTCACGGACAAATTCCAATTTGCCGACATCGGAGTGGGGTTGCTGTACTACATCGCCATTTCTGGTATCACCACAGTGGGAGTCGTAGCGGCAGGCTGGGCCTCTAACAACAAGTACTCCTTACTTGGAGGGATGCGTGCAGCCGCACAAATGATTTCCTATGAGGTACCACTTGTGATGAGCGTTATCGGTGTTGTGTTACTAGCAGGAAGCTTGAACCTGAACGAAATCGTTGCTGCACAAGCAGAAACATTTTGGTTTATCATCCTGCAGCCAGTTGGCTTTATCATTTTCCTGATCGCCTCTGTCGCAGAGCTCAACCGTACACCGTTTGACCTGCCAGAAGCAGAATCAGAGCTAGTCGCTGGTTACCATGTCGAATACTCCGGCTTCCGCTGGGCCTTCTTCATGCTTGCCGAATACGTCTACTTATTTGCGATGGCATCCTTAACAACCGTTCTATTCCTAGGTGGTTGGCTGCCACCATTTGAGTTCCTAGGCTTTATCCCGGGAGCAGTCTGGTTTGCACTAAAATTCAGCGTGGTCGTATTTGTCCTTATCTGGATACGCGTAACCTTCCCACGTCTGCGTGCCGACCAACTCATGGAATTCGGCTGGAAAGTCCTACTGCCGATTGCACTTGCCAACATCTTTTTCTCAGCAATCATGAAAGAATTATTTTTCAAATAA
- a CDS encoding NADH-quinone oxidoreductase subunit D, which translates to MIRTEEMLLNVGPQHPSTHGVFRLVIKIDGEIIKEATPVIGYLHRGTEKLAENLQYTQIIPYTDRMDYLSAMTNNYVLCHAVETMMGLEIPDRAEYLRVLAMELGRVASHLVWYGTYLLDIGAVSPFLYAFREREMIINLLNELSGARLTFNYMRVGGVKWDAPEGWIEKVRDFVPYMREQLKGYHDLVTGNEIFMSRVKGVGRYTKEDAFAYSLSGANLRCTGVKWDLRKDEPYSIYDRFDFDVPTRDGGDAWARYHCRMEEIEESLKIIEQAVEQFPQDGEIMAKVPRIIKAPKGEAYVRIESPRGEIGCYIASDGKKEPYRLKFRRPSFYNLQILPKLLEGENMANLIAILGAIDIVLGEVDG; encoded by the coding sequence ATGATTCGTACAGAAGAAATGCTACTGAACGTCGGACCGCAGCATCCGAGTACCCACGGAGTGTTCCGACTGGTTATCAAAATAGACGGAGAAATTATTAAAGAGGCGACACCTGTTATCGGTTATCTGCACCGCGGTACCGAAAAACTGGCGGAAAACCTGCAGTACACACAGATTATCCCATACACCGACCGGATGGATTACCTATCTGCGATGACGAACAACTATGTGCTTTGTCACGCAGTGGAAACGATGATGGGTCTTGAAATCCCAGACAGAGCCGAATACTTACGCGTGTTGGCGATGGAGCTTGGCCGTGTTGCCAGTCACCTTGTTTGGTATGGTACATATTTACTTGATATTGGAGCGGTCAGTCCGTTTCTATATGCGTTCCGTGAGCGCGAGATGATTATCAATCTACTGAATGAGCTTTCTGGTGCTCGCCTGACCTTCAACTACATGCGTGTGGGCGGCGTCAAATGGGATGCCCCAGAAGGCTGGATTGAAAAAGTAAGAGATTTTGTTCCTTATATGAGAGAACAGCTGAAAGGCTACCATGACCTTGTCACTGGAAACGAAATTTTTATGAGTCGTGTGAAAGGAGTTGGCCGTTACACGAAAGAGGATGCATTTGCTTATTCTCTTAGTGGCGCAAACCTTCGATGTACTGGCGTGAAATGGGACCTCAGAAAAGATGAGCCGTACAGCATTTATGATCGTTTTGATTTTGACGTTCCGACCCGTGATGGGGGAGACGCATGGGCAAGATATCATTGCCGCATGGAAGAAATTGAAGAATCACTGAAAATCATCGAGCAAGCAGTGGAGCAGTTTCCACAGGATGGCGAGATTATGGCAAAAGTGCCAAGAATCATTAAAGCGCCAAAAGGGGAGGCGTATGTACGCATCGAATCCCCGCGTGGAGAAATCGGCTGTTATATTGCTAGTGATGGAAAAAAAGAGCCATATCGACTAAAGTTTCGCCGACCATCCTTCTACAACCTTCAGATTCTACCAAAGCTGCTTGAAGGCGAAAACATGGCGAACCTAATCGCAATTTTAGGTGCAATTGATATTGTCCTAGGGGAGGTGGATGGCTAA
- a CDS encoding DUF1146 family protein, with the protein MKHMIDFGVQALVSILSHLMFITITWWALQGVQYEQWMKKNRVVQVRLLLILVTIAIGSAVSNFFLDYLFLSQRLPMMW; encoded by the coding sequence ATGAAACACATGATAGATTTCGGCGTGCAAGCACTCGTTAGTATTCTCTCGCACCTCATGTTCATCACAATTACCTGGTGGGCTCTGCAAGGCGTGCAATACGAACAATGGATGAAAAAAAACAGAGTCGTACAAGTTCGACTCCTGCTAATCCTCGTGACAATTGCGATCGGCTCGGCAGTAAGCAACTTCTTCTTAGACTACCTGTTCTTGTCGCAACGATTGCCGATGATGTGGTAG
- the nuoN gene encoding NADH-quinone oxidoreductase subunit NuoN, with protein sequence MDLETLLSFEWSVMAPEFIILGVATLLTLLDLFLPKKIDRRLLGWLGFAGILVALGFLVGMYDKDPREVITILYETYRLDSFALAFKTLILLGSAFIMLMAISYEPKEGLTEYRGEFFYLLLAGVLGAMIMASSGDLITLFVGLELLSLSSYVLAGLRKKNLQSNEAAMKYVINGGIATAITLFGMSYVYGLTGTTNLTEMYMQLGQINARDMQFLLVIAFMMMFVGLSFKLATAPFHMWAPDVYQGAPTPVTAFLAVVSKTAGFIIVLRLFVTLFFATKAADGASMLFSMKEFIAVLAVTSMIIGNFVALRQHNVKRMLAYSGVAHAGYLLVPLATLNFIFIFEAMWFYLLAYLFMNIGALAIIQVLSARDDSEEVSRFAGLYQRSPLLAVLMSLFLLSLAGIPGTAGFIGKLNIFIGAISEPNNAYVLASILILTTVVSYFYYFGIMTQMFFRPAASQEKIHVPVGIGITIVACAIGTIVLGILPGLAMDMFGSQFDILIDFFEVDRNHQ encoded by the coding sequence ATGGATTTAGAAACCTTACTCAGCTTTGAATGGAGTGTCATGGCACCAGAATTCATCATCCTTGGTGTTGCCACCCTTCTCACATTACTGGACTTATTTTTACCGAAAAAAATAGACCGGAGACTGCTCGGTTGGCTTGGATTCGCCGGCATTCTCGTGGCCCTTGGCTTTTTGGTGGGCATGTACGATAAAGACCCTCGTGAAGTGATCACGATCCTTTATGAAACCTACCGCCTCGACAGCTTTGCCCTGGCATTTAAAACGTTAATTCTCTTAGGATCTGCCTTCATTATGCTAATGGCCATCAGCTATGAGCCAAAAGAAGGCTTAACAGAATACCGCGGGGAGTTTTTCTACCTGTTGTTAGCAGGGGTGCTAGGTGCCATGATCATGGCATCAAGCGGCGACTTGATCACCTTGTTTGTCGGTTTGGAGCTTCTGTCCTTGTCCTCTTACGTTCTGGCAGGCTTACGCAAAAAGAACCTCCAGTCCAACGAGGCCGCGATGAAATATGTCATTAACGGTGGAATCGCCACAGCTATCACTCTTTTTGGGATGAGCTATGTGTACGGTCTCACGGGCACCACCAACCTAACGGAAATGTACATGCAGCTAGGTCAAATCAATGCTCGCGACATGCAATTTCTACTGGTCATCGCCTTTATGATGATGTTTGTAGGACTTAGCTTTAAGCTTGCTACCGCACCATTCCATATGTGGGCACCGGACGTCTACCAAGGCGCACCAACTCCAGTGACGGCATTTTTGGCGGTAGTATCAAAAACTGCTGGCTTTATCATTGTTTTACGGTTGTTTGTCACGCTGTTCTTTGCAACCAAAGCGGCAGACGGTGCATCTATGCTCTTCTCAATGAAGGAGTTTATCGCTGTCCTAGCGGTTACATCGATGATTATCGGTAACTTCGTCGCTCTACGTCAGCACAACGTCAAGCGGATGCTCGCATACTCAGGAGTCGCGCATGCTGGCTATCTGTTAGTGCCACTTGCGACACTGAACTTCATCTTCATTTTTGAAGCTATGTGGTTCTACCTACTTGCCTATCTATTCATGAACATTGGTGCACTCGCTATCATTCAAGTCTTGTCCGCGCGCGACGATTCGGAAGAAGTGAGCCGTTTTGCCGGCTTGTATCAGCGCTCACCATTGTTGGCGGTGTTGATGTCCTTGTTCCTGCTCTCACTAGCGGGAATCCCGGGGACAGCAGGCTTTATCGGAAAACTGAACATTTTTATCGGTGCGATCTCAGAACCAAACAACGCCTATGTGCTTGCCTCGATTCTGATTTTGACTACCGTTGTTTCCTACTTTTATTATTTTGGTATTATGACTCAAATGTTCTTCCGCCCAGCAGCCTCACAGGAAAAAATCCATGTTCCGGTTGGAATTGGGATTACGATAGTGGCATGTGCAATCGGAACAATCGTGCTTGGTATTTTGCCTGGTCTTGCGATGGATATGTTCGGAAGCCAGTTTGACATTTTAATTGACTTCTTTGAGGTCGATCGGAATCATCAGTAA
- a CDS encoding NADH-quinone oxidoreductase subunit M yields the protein MNIFLTALIFAPLLGIFLLLFMEKTSEQAIKTVGVLATLPSLLLALFAFWQYKAGEGLSQFAVKIDWIQFGNQGLTKEVYGTAAYQPISYELGLDGFSLVMILLTAVLSTLAAIASIHVKKEWKGYFILFFLLQIGMLGVFAAENLLLFFFFFELTLIPMFFLIGKWGYFEKENAAYRFLIYNGLGSAILLIVFVVLFTKTGTMNIADITAMFTGESDAMFLGEVTDDLRMGLLLGLLVAFGVKLPIVPLHSWMLKVHVQAPPSIVMLHAGVLLKIGAFGLIRFGVGIFPEQFQQLAFILAILGVVNLLYGAFLALIQTDFKMVLAYSSISHMGIVLIGLASLNEAGVQGAIFQVVSHGFIAALLFFLIGVMYERTGTTDINKLGGLAKVMPLTAGFFLVGAMASLGLPGMSGFVSEFLAFMGLFREMPVVAAVGTLGIILTAAYLLRAVLGMTFGPTTEPYSSGNLVDLRRVEFIPVLAMLFFIVLIGVYPSILAQPLQDTINNIILGIGG from the coding sequence ATGAATATCTTTTTAACTGCTTTAATCTTTGCCCCTCTTTTAGGAATATTCCTTTTACTCTTTATGGAAAAAACAAGTGAGCAAGCGATCAAAACGGTCGGTGTGCTCGCAACACTGCCATCCTTGCTTCTCGCGCTATTCGCGTTTTGGCAATACAAAGCGGGGGAGGGGTTAAGCCAGTTCGCCGTCAAAATCGACTGGATCCAATTTGGAAACCAAGGCTTAACGAAAGAAGTCTATGGAACCGCTGCGTACCAGCCGATTTCCTATGAACTTGGGCTCGACGGATTCTCTCTTGTTATGATTCTCTTAACTGCGGTGCTATCAACGCTTGCAGCGATCGCATCGATTCATGTAAAAAAAGAATGGAAGGGCTATTTCATCCTTTTCTTCCTTTTACAAATTGGGATGCTCGGTGTCTTTGCAGCAGAGAATCTTCTATTATTCTTCTTTTTCTTTGAACTCACCCTCATTCCGATGTTCTTCTTAATCGGAAAATGGGGCTATTTTGAAAAAGAAAATGCCGCCTACCGTTTTTTAATTTACAACGGACTCGGCTCTGCCATTCTATTAATTGTCTTTGTGGTCCTTTTTACAAAAACAGGGACGATGAACATTGCCGACATTACCGCGATGTTTACCGGCGAGAGTGACGCGATGTTCCTTGGCGAAGTAACAGATGATTTGAGGATGGGCTTACTTCTTGGACTGCTTGTTGCCTTTGGCGTGAAGCTGCCAATCGTGCCCCTTCATAGCTGGATGCTCAAGGTGCACGTTCAGGCGCCACCATCGATTGTCATGCTGCATGCTGGGGTTTTGCTGAAAATAGGGGCATTTGGTCTCATTCGATTTGGTGTCGGTATTTTCCCAGAGCAATTTCAGCAGCTAGCTTTCATTCTCGCAATCTTAGGCGTGGTGAATCTCCTATACGGAGCATTCCTAGCGCTCATTCAAACAGATTTCAAAATGGTGCTGGCCTACTCCAGTATCTCGCATATGGGAATTGTCCTCATTGGACTTGCATCCCTTAATGAAGCAGGTGTTCAGGGCGCAATCTTCCAGGTCGTGTCCCACGGCTTCATCGCAGCACTCCTATTCTTCTTGATAGGTGTAATGTACGAACGTACGGGCACAACCGACATCAACAAGCTCGGTGGCCTTGCCAAGGTGATGCCACTTACCGCTGGGTTCTTTCTTGTCGGAGCGATGGCCTCTCTTGGCTTACCGGGAATGTCCGGATTTGTCAGTGAATTCCTTGCCTTTATGGGACTGTTCCGTGAAATGCCGGTCGTTGCCGCAGTCGGAACACTCGGCATCATTTTAACGGCAGCTTATCTGTTGCGCGCTGTACTTGGCATGACATTCGGGCCAACAACAGAACCCTACAGCAGCGGAAACTTAGTAGACCTTCGTCGGGTCGAGTTCATTCCGGTGCTTGCGATGCTGTTCTTCATCGTCCTGATTGGTGTGTACCCAAGCATTCTCGCACAGCCGCTGCAAGACACCATCAACAACATCATACTAGGGATAGGAGGGTGA